Within the Stenotrophomonas sp. 610A2 genome, the region AGCGCCCCACCAAGCTCCCGTCCCTACCAAATACAGCCATGACCGCCACCAATCCCGACGCGCTCCCACAGGAACGCCAGCAACGCATCCTCGACCAGCTGCAAAAGCACGGCCGGGTCGTTGCCAACGATCTGGCAGCGGAATTCGCGGTTTCCGAGGACTCCATCCGCCGCGATCTGCGCGAGATGGCATCCAAAGGGCTGTGTCGGCGGGTCTACGGCGGCGCGCTGCTGCCCACGCCACAATTCGACGCCTTGCCCGAGCGGGTAGGGCGGCTGGATCCGGAGCGTAGCGCCTTGGCGGCCCATGCGGCCTCCTTGTTGCTGCCCGGGCAGGTGGTGCTGATGGACGCCGGCTCGACCAATGTCGAGATTGCCCGCGCGCTGCGTGGCACGGCGGTGACGGTGGTGACCAACTCGCCTGCGGTTGCCGATGCATTGGCCGGTGCGCAGGCGGCCGAGGTCGTGATGATCGGCGGCCGGATTGACCCGCGCAGTGGTGGTGCCATCGGTTCCATCGCCTTGCAGCAGCTGAGCCAGCTGCAGGCAGATGTCTGCATTCCCGGCGTCTGTGCAGTCGATCCTGAAACCGGCATCTGGGGCATCAATGCCGAAGAGTGCGCGTTCAAGCAGGCAATGCTGCGCGCCTGCGACATGACGCTG harbors:
- a CDS encoding DeoR/GlpR family DNA-binding transcription regulator, with amino-acid sequence MTATNPDALPQERQQRILDQLQKHGRVVANDLAAEFAVSEDSIRRDLREMASKGLCRRVYGGALLPTPQFDALPERVGRLDPERSALAAHAASLLLPGQVVLMDAGSTNVEIARALRGTAVTVVTNSPAVADALAGAQAAEVVMIGGRIDPRSGGAIGSIALQQLSQLQADVCIPGVCAVDPETGIWGINAEECAFKQAMLRACDMTLIVASSEKIGARGSFRIAGIEQVDQLLLSDRVAPEMLERFAPIAQRLQKIPVAKA